One region of Citrus sinensis cultivar Valencia sweet orange chromosome 6, DVS_A1.0, whole genome shotgun sequence genomic DNA includes:
- the LOC102619712 gene encoding uncharacterized protein LOC102619712, whose protein sequence is MSKGKEKVIEVDDDELDFLPSLLTDPAFDPEVPLEPIRSSVRTSARSMSPQTTSTSGSNGEDGSSDSEDTLSEGRGDDFGEASPSGAPRPEGRSTIGGRALSRDYAIDYMTCTTTFDELEDLRLRYSIPGEIPLKVPGKKDAPSRPPRGYVTLYLDSFKYGLRCPLQPYFARILNGLNLAPGQLNPNGWRVLSVSWGVHFPLRPGQLKRVEAVLVNSCSSRELISTYNLLESRLILPGHRMEDAVIGALTRKRARPPTTKRDESKDAPTAKRANIVQQAPPLKILPPDPVKVGEASGVATDPATSSPPVGPRSRLPDSRAEHLVPYLNELTKSVSKRDLEAFDGRTLGELVGAMQHSAFHLSCMTTYYKAKVGRYDRKMKEDIQSATNRADVAEKKAGELNLENLRLIEQESLAQAKAITLEEEFTKVKEDLQRQKAMYEAQLESLPGVARHMDEEAAKEDAEGVEPIVIEEENSPPRAILAEVGEASTPPNATGDTPPAPEEVQPTDAARLTDPPSF, encoded by the exons ATGTCGAAAGGCAAAGAGAAGGTCATTGAGGTTGATGACGACGAGTTGGACTTCCTGCCTAGTCTGCTCACCGATCCCGCCTTTGACCCTGAGGTCCCCTTAGAGCCTATTAGGTCTAGTGTCAGGACTAGTGCTAGGAGCATGTCTCCCCAAACGACCTCTACGAGCGGGAGTAATGGTGAGGATGGATCTTCTGACTCTGAGGATACTTTGAGTGAGGGTCGAGGAGATGATTTTGGTGAGGCGTCCCCATCGGGAGCGCCGCGACCAGAGGGGAGGAGTACAATAGGAGGTAGAGCCCTATCGCGGGATTATGCTATTGATTACATGACGTGCACGACCACGTTTGATGAGCTCGAGGACCTCCGGCTGAGGTATAGCATTCCTGGCGAGATACCTCTCAAGGTCCCGGGAAAGAAAGATGCTCCCAGCCGGCCTCCTAGGGGATATGTTACCCTGTATCTGGACAGCTTTAAGTACGGGCTGAGGTGTCCCTTGCAACCTTACTTTGCCCGGATACTTAACGGGCTAAATCTAGCTCCTGGTCAGCTGAATCCCAATGGGTGGAGAGTgctctctg TTTCTTGGGGCGTTCATTTCCCACTCCGGCCCGGCCAGCTCAAACGGGTTGAAGCTGTGCTAGTCAATTCCTGCTCGAGCCGGGAACTGATATCCACGTACAACTTGCTCGAGTCTCGCTTGATACTTCCTGGCCATAGGATGGAGGACGCTGTGATTGGGGCTCTGACCCGAAAACGTGCTCGACCTCCAACCACGAAGAGGGACGAGAGTAAGGATGCCCCTACCGCAAAACGGGCCAACATCGTGCAGCAGGCCCCACCCTTGAAGATTTTACCTCCGGATCCTGTAAAAGTCGGGGAAGCTAGTGGAGTAGCCACAGATCCTGCTACCTCTTCTCCTCCTGTTGGGCCTCGATCTCGCTTACCTGACAGCCGAGCGGAACATCTGGTCCCTTACCTCAATGAGTTAACTAAATCCGTGAGCAAGAGGGACCTGGAGGCCTTTGACGGCCGCACCTTGGGTGAGCTGGTGGGGGCCATGCAGCATAGCGCTTTCCACCTCAGCTGCATGACCACCTATTACAAGGCTAAGGTTGGCCGCTACGAccggaagatgaaggaggatATCCAATCGGCGACGAACAGAGCTGACGTTGCCGAGAAGAAAGCAGGGGAGCTGAATCTCGAGAATCTGAGGCTGATAGAGCAAGAATCacttgctcaagcaaaagccattacCCTCGAGGAGGAGTTTACCAAGGTCAAGGAGGATCTGCAAAGGCAGAAGGCTATGTATGAGGCTCAGCTCGAGTCTCTCC CTGGCGTTGCTCGGCATATGGATGAGGAGGCGGCCAAGGAAGATGCCGAGGGGGTGGAGCCGATCGTGATTGAGGAGGAAaactctcctcctcgtgcaATCCTTGCTGAAGTTGGCGAGGCGAGCACCCCCCCGAACGCAACTGGCGATACCCCCCCCGCACCTGAGGAGGTCCAGCCAACCGATGCTGCTCGGCTCACTGATCCGCCgtctttttga
- the LOC127902975 gene encoding uncharacterized protein LOC127902975, which yields MCGGTGAEISCSSTSTSSARSISCKRHKIIPARGREARRPGRRQLARHALQPENLGTTATLSPEPWRNTQDPTFSHNAAVRVPLHARSHRITTTTLSPEPWRNTQDPTFAHNAAVRVPYRLAKSEKRGFGEAYKKVANEGTSGEEALLGDLLVVVKLIEQRSWSQNEENRNLASTVPVITLLIY from the exons ATGTGCGggggaacaggagcagaaatatcctgctcgtccacgagcacgtcatccgcgaggtcaatttcctgtaagaggcataagatcattccggctagaggtcgagaagcgaggagacccggtcgacggcagttggcaagacatgctctccagcccgagaatctaggcacgacagccacgctttccccagaaccgtggcgtaacacgcaagatcccacgttttcccataacgcagcagtcagAGTCCCGttacacgcaagatctcacagaatcACGACaaccacgctttccccagaaccgtggcgtaacacgcaagatcccaccttcgcccataacgcagcagtcagagtcccataccgtctgGCAAAAAGCGAAAAACGGGGATTCGgagaagcctataaaaaggtagccaacgaag GGACatctggagaagaagcattactaggagacctcctggtcgtggtaaagttgatcgagcagagatcctggtcgcaaaacgaggagaaccggaatctcgcatcaacagtACCAGTGATAACATTGCTGATATATTGA
- the LOC107177296 gene encoding transcription factor STKL2-like: MDLENLIVADSEDQDGQKVDKRSVQPQVWTEEQEICILNGLIKFSTKKGIDPLKHKKRFFSYIRGSLAVEEEFTLSQLNDKLKSLQKKFKNNLNKGKGISTPHENRLFELSKKIWGDDIKCVPATTEANIEKFGELGENKIEQVLEQLGEAKRIEFKKEWDELQILELKLTVKRAELVQFQSEIMLDAMMKKFATN; encoded by the coding sequence ATGGatcttgaaaatttaatagttgCAGATTCTGAAGATCAAGATGGCCAGAAAGTTGACAAAAGATCTGTACAGCCTCAGGTTTGGACTGAGGAACAAGagatttgtattttaaatggTCTGATAAAATTCTCAACGAAAAAAGGAATCGATCCTTTAAAACACAAGAAAAGATTCTTTAGTTATATTAGAGGATCACTTGCAGTGGAAGAGGAATTTACCTTAAGTCAACTCAATGACAAGTTGAAGAgtttgcaaaagaaattcaagaacAATTTGAACAAAGGTAAGGGTATTTCTACTCCCCATGAAAATAGACTTTTTGAGTTGTCAAAAAAGATATGGGGTGATGATATAAAATGTGTCCCAGCTACAACTGAGGCAAATATTGAGAAATTTGGTGAGttgggagaaaataaaattgagcaAGTGCTGGAACAATTAGGAGAAGCTAAGAGAATTGAGTTCAAGAAAGAGTGGGACGAGCTTCAGATTTTAGAATTGAAACTCACTGTGAAGAGGGCAGAATTGGTTCAATTTCAATCTGAAATTATGCTAGATGCAATGATGAAGAAGTTTGCAACAAATTAG